Proteins from one Planctomyces sp. SH-PL62 genomic window:
- a CDS encoding DUF1559 domain-containing protein — protein sequence MRPFQFRLTHLALMVVVAAGVSAFLTAAGRARTAARASQCGNNPFRLHLGLRNYRDATGRNPPAVQLDAGGRSMHSWRAILCASQFPDAFAVPYDFGLPWDHPANLKAAVVAPNDMVCLNTQAAPARHANVAAVVDGDLCSLDLTGRVGPGGPWIVLVEVADPKIFWTEPRDVTPAEIAAFAAPHDPGGFAVAFSDGSSGRLSREEILANWAGARAVLGSV from the coding sequence ATGCGACCGTTCCAATTCAGGCTCACGCATCTGGCGCTGATGGTCGTCGTCGCGGCGGGCGTCTCGGCCTTTCTCACCGCCGCAGGGCGTGCGAGGACGGCCGCCCGCGCCTCGCAATGCGGCAACAACCCGTTCCGGCTCCACCTGGGCCTGCGAAACTATCGCGACGCGACCGGGCGGAATCCGCCGGCTGTCCAGCTCGATGCGGGCGGCCGATCGATGCACAGTTGGCGGGCCATCCTTTGCGCGTCGCAATTCCCCGACGCGTTCGCCGTCCCGTACGACTTCGGGCTCCCCTGGGACCACCCGGCGAATCTCAAGGCGGCCGTCGTCGCTCCCAACGACATGGTGTGCCTGAACACCCAGGCCGCCCCGGCGCGCCACGCGAACGTCGCCGCGGTCGTCGACGGCGACCTTTGCTCGCTCGATCTCACAGGCCGAGTCGGCCCGGGGGGACCGTGGATCGTCCTCGTCGAGGTGGCGGATCCGAAGATCTTCTGGACCGAACCTCGCGACGTGACGCCGGCCGAAATCGCGGCGTTCGCCGCCCCCCACGATCCGGGCGGATTCGCCGTCGCGTTCTCGGACGGGAGTTCCGGCCGGCTGTCTCGCGAGGAGATCCTCGCGAACTGGGCCGGGGCGAGGGCGGTGCTAGGTTCTGTCTGA
- a CDS encoding class I SAM-dependent methyltransferase — MANLNASPPRKGLLGVLFPRTSPVALAGEGAGKAANVQAMEMEISWLKMQLAQFQKEQSQFEGPDPYFLGTEHLSGIIPPIPGAGVRATAGSPSMAGYILSADAWQILISKFLKPNSQLLDIGCGSGKMARNLAYHPHVRKYIGFDVLKDSVDFCNQVLVPRIGPKFEFHHLDVVSCYNPQGAIKPTEVAFPAKDGSVDLAWGCSLFTHLLEPDARHYLREVRRVLAPAGMFLPTIHTNPAPGTRYSGDEVKIDVDVDYFVEMCDEAGLTLAVKLGEVLGQYAMLFKVKPGSSTPTIVNVGGAKTETEVAEASKPKTGGVPVPPNNGALTEEMLRLNEQWAEKEHVTPSVHPGDFIFWFVATHPEMSLEDATKYYFEDGARSAAKLDGHLTRLFGEDKKPIKLLEFASGYGCVSRHLKKNPRFDLTSCDIHPEAIDFLTNQIGVDALQSAHTPEGFATPKKYDAIFCLSFFSHMPKATFGRWIKALYDSLEVGGYLLFTTHGVKSCQGLQITVDDADEEGFWFQARSEQHDLDAAEYGLTLSLPQYVVPTVHKAVGAPIADYKQAEWWFHQDLWIVKKNR; from the coding sequence ATGGCGAACCTGAATGCGTCCCCGCCCCGCAAGGGCCTGCTCGGCGTCCTCTTCCCGCGGACGTCCCCCGTCGCCCTGGCAGGCGAGGGGGCGGGCAAGGCGGCGAACGTTCAAGCGATGGAGATGGAGATCTCCTGGCTGAAGATGCAGCTCGCCCAGTTCCAGAAGGAACAGTCCCAGTTCGAGGGGCCCGACCCCTACTTCCTGGGCACCGAACACCTCTCCGGCATCATCCCGCCGATCCCGGGCGCAGGCGTCCGGGCCACCGCCGGCTCCCCTTCGATGGCCGGCTACATCCTCAGCGCGGACGCCTGGCAGATCCTCATCAGCAAGTTCCTGAAGCCGAATTCGCAGCTCCTGGACATCGGCTGCGGCAGCGGCAAAATGGCTCGCAACCTGGCGTACCACCCGCACGTGCGGAAGTACATCGGGTTCGACGTCCTCAAGGACAGCGTCGATTTCTGCAACCAGGTCCTCGTCCCCCGCATCGGGCCGAAGTTCGAGTTCCACCACCTCGACGTCGTCTCCTGCTACAACCCGCAGGGCGCGATCAAGCCCACCGAGGTCGCCTTCCCGGCGAAGGACGGCTCCGTCGACCTCGCCTGGGGCTGCTCGCTGTTCACCCACCTGCTCGAACCCGACGCGCGGCACTACCTCCGCGAAGTGCGGCGGGTCCTGGCCCCGGCCGGCATGTTCCTGCCGACGATCCACACCAACCCGGCGCCGGGGACGCGGTATTCCGGCGACGAGGTCAAGATCGACGTCGACGTCGACTACTTCGTCGAGATGTGCGACGAGGCCGGCCTGACGCTCGCCGTCAAGCTCGGCGAGGTCCTCGGCCAGTACGCCATGCTGTTCAAGGTCAAGCCCGGCAGCTCCACGCCGACGATCGTGAACGTGGGCGGGGCCAAGACCGAGACCGAGGTCGCCGAGGCCTCCAAGCCGAAGACCGGCGGCGTCCCCGTCCCTCCCAACAACGGCGCGCTCACCGAGGAGATGCTCCGGCTCAACGAGCAATGGGCCGAGAAGGAGCACGTCACTCCGTCCGTCCACCCCGGCGACTTCATCTTCTGGTTCGTGGCCACCCACCCGGAGATGTCGCTCGAAGACGCGACGAAGTACTACTTCGAGGACGGCGCCCGCTCGGCGGCCAAGCTCGACGGCCACCTGACCCGGCTGTTCGGCGAGGACAAGAAGCCGATCAAGCTCCTGGAATTCGCCTCGGGCTACGGATGCGTCTCGCGGCACCTCAAGAAGAACCCCCGGTTCGACCTGACCAGTTGCGACATCCACCCGGAAGCCATCGACTTCCTGACGAACCAGATCGGCGTCGACGCGCTCCAGTCGGCGCACACGCCTGAAGGCTTCGCGACGCCGAAGAAGTACGACGCGATCTTCTGCCTGTCGTTCTTCTCGCACATGCCCAAGGCGACGTTCGGGCGCTGGATCAAGGCGCTCTACGACTCGCTGGAAGTCGGCGGCTACCTCCTCTTCACGACCCACGGCGTCAAGAGCTGCCAGGGCCTCCAGATCACGGTCGACGACGCCGACGAGGAAGGCTTCTGGTTCCAGGCCCGCAGCGAGCAGCACGACCTCGACGCCGCCGAGTACGGCCTGACCCTCAGCCTCCCACAATACGTCGTCCCGACCGTCCACAAGGCGGTCGGCGCCCCGATCGCCGACTACAAGCAGGCCGAGTGGTGGTTCCACCAGGATCTCTGGATCGTCAAGAAGAATCGTTGA
- a CDS encoding glycosyltransferase, giving the protein MEPEPLGVINACQALQSALRRRLRRDIVRQAAVQRARLARLKRLSLRFVHVARSDGLGAAYNKAVRKAKNKVRHHLRRWVPLRVFRGPGCAYHQPSEPIDAYDAWRRVNEPSPFRAEALREQVETLPRPASFSILVPVYNTPPALLDAAVASVLAQSYEHWELILADDASTDPALAAYLADGLSLDPRVRLVRRATNGNISAATNTAAEHATGEFFVLLDHDDVLHPEALTHLAIRLDRERDVDLIYTDDDKLGMDGGRFAPQFKPDWSPELLLSFCYTGHLTAVRASLYRQVGGMRLGFEGSQDHDFWLRASERARRIAHIPQMLYHWRVLPGSTAASGHEKPHSFEAGRRAVEEAFGRRGVPCRVEQPDWAVAAGCGVFRPVMPDDGPSVAILIPTRNQKKLLQTLLTSLEKTSYRNYRVYIIDNESDDPETLAYLARIPHTVLHIPNVDGVFNYAAIHNAAVARVQEELLLFLNNDVEVIEPRWLSQMVGWAMLPGVGAVGARLLYQDRRIQHAGIVHGMHEGLAGHAFKLLPWWDGGAMGLARVTRDCLAVTAACMLTPRKLFREMNGFNETDFGVAYNDADYGYRLHDAGRRSVLCAEAELFHYEGATRGFGDNPREEANYRRIHGHRVDPYFSLHHDAQSETFEVKPTVAPVAPVDRPVRVLAVSHNLNWEGASRFELELTTGLKASGHADPIVVSPVDGPLREEYEKAGVAVRIDPSLVCLFGGEAGYAEARRRAVDLIVEQGCQVLHANTLQGFWAVDAAREAGVPSIWSIHESEPWQTYFDQFPTEIARIALDCMPSPYRVVFTARSSAEVWKDMDTRRNFGLVRYALNVERFQAELAGWPREQARAALGLAADEVCVLLLGTVCDRKGQHDLLHAFRTMAADDASRVRCVVVGARDSLDYSRELRRLADGLDADRRGRFHIVDETGATAPYWQAADVFCCTSRVESYPHVVLEALGRGLPIVTTSVYGIPEQVRRGVNALFYEPGDARSLARHLETLARDEPKRRAMAEASSWILRALPSHTDMIVQYARLFRAAAESAAGDGTHARRIDAASRSVDLHLVHGVHANVFRSRTPVSTSVAE; this is encoded by the coding sequence GTGGAGCCCGAACCGCTGGGCGTCATCAACGCATGCCAGGCGCTCCAATCCGCCCTGCGAAGGAGGCTCCGTCGGGACATCGTCCGGCAAGCGGCCGTCCAGCGGGCGAGGCTGGCCAGGCTCAAGCGGCTCTCCCTGCGGTTCGTCCATGTAGCGAGGTCCGACGGCCTGGGCGCCGCCTATAATAAGGCGGTGCGGAAGGCTAAGAACAAGGTGCGGCATCACCTCCGGCGATGGGTCCCGCTGCGGGTCTTCCGCGGGCCGGGCTGCGCCTACCATCAGCCTTCGGAACCGATCGACGCCTACGACGCCTGGCGGCGAGTCAACGAACCCTCGCCTTTCCGGGCTGAGGCCCTCCGCGAGCAGGTCGAGACGCTGCCGCGCCCCGCGAGCTTCTCGATCCTCGTGCCCGTCTATAACACGCCTCCCGCGCTGCTCGATGCGGCGGTGGCCAGCGTGCTGGCGCAATCGTACGAGCACTGGGAATTGATCCTGGCCGACGACGCCAGCACGGATCCCGCGCTGGCGGCTTACCTGGCCGACGGACTCTCGCTCGATCCTCGAGTGCGACTGGTCCGTCGCGCGACGAACGGCAACATCTCGGCCGCGACCAACACGGCCGCAGAGCACGCGACCGGCGAGTTCTTCGTCCTGCTCGACCATGACGACGTCCTCCATCCCGAGGCGCTGACGCACCTGGCCATCCGTCTGGATCGGGAGCGGGACGTGGACCTGATCTACACCGACGACGACAAGCTTGGCATGGACGGCGGCCGGTTCGCGCCCCAGTTCAAGCCCGACTGGTCTCCCGAGCTTTTGCTCTCGTTCTGCTACACGGGGCACCTGACGGCGGTTCGCGCCAGCCTCTACCGCCAGGTCGGCGGGATGCGTCTGGGCTTTGAGGGCTCGCAGGACCACGACTTCTGGCTGCGGGCTTCGGAACGGGCTCGACGGATCGCGCACATTCCCCAGATGCTCTATCACTGGCGGGTGCTGCCGGGCTCCACGGCGGCGAGCGGCCACGAGAAACCGCACAGCTTCGAGGCCGGTCGGCGCGCCGTCGAGGAGGCGTTCGGCCGCCGCGGCGTCCCCTGTCGCGTCGAGCAGCCGGACTGGGCCGTCGCGGCCGGCTGCGGCGTCTTCCGACCCGTGATGCCCGACGACGGGCCCTCGGTCGCCATCCTGATCCCGACCAGGAACCAGAAAAAGCTTCTCCAGACCTTGCTCACGTCGTTGGAGAAGACGAGCTATCGCAATTATCGCGTCTACATCATTGATAATGAGAGCGACGACCCCGAGACGCTCGCCTACCTGGCCCGGATCCCCCACACCGTCCTGCACATCCCGAACGTCGACGGCGTCTTCAATTACGCGGCGATCCACAACGCGGCGGTGGCGCGCGTCCAGGAGGAACTGCTCCTGTTCCTCAACAACGACGTCGAGGTCATCGAGCCGCGCTGGCTGAGCCAGATGGTCGGCTGGGCGATGCTCCCGGGAGTGGGGGCGGTCGGGGCGAGGCTGCTCTATCAGGACCGTCGGATCCAGCACGCGGGGATCGTCCATGGGATGCACGAGGGGCTTGCCGGGCACGCGTTCAAGCTCTTGCCGTGGTGGGACGGCGGGGCGATGGGGCTCGCCCGCGTCACGCGGGACTGCCTGGCGGTCACCGCCGCCTGCATGCTGACGCCTCGCAAGCTGTTCCGCGAGATGAACGGCTTCAACGAGACCGATTTCGGCGTGGCCTACAACGACGCCGACTACGGCTACCGGCTCCACGACGCCGGCCGACGGAGCGTCCTCTGCGCCGAGGCGGAACTGTTCCACTACGAAGGGGCCACGCGGGGGTTCGGCGACAATCCCCGCGAGGAGGCCAATTATCGACGCATCCACGGACATCGCGTCGACCCCTACTTCAGCCTCCATCACGACGCCCAGAGCGAGACGTTCGAGGTCAAACCCACCGTCGCGCCGGTCGCGCCGGTCGACCGCCCCGTCCGGGTGCTCGCCGTCTCGCACAACCTGAACTGGGAAGGGGCGTCGCGGTTCGAGCTGGAGCTGACCACCGGCTTGAAAGCTTCCGGCCACGCCGATCCGATCGTCGTAAGCCCGGTGGACGGTCCGCTCCGCGAGGAGTACGAGAAGGCGGGCGTCGCCGTCCGCATCGACCCCTCGCTGGTCTGCCTGTTCGGGGGCGAGGCCGGCTACGCCGAGGCGCGGCGCAGGGCCGTCGACCTGATCGTGGAGCAGGGCTGTCAGGTCCTGCACGCCAATACCCTCCAGGGCTTCTGGGCCGTCGACGCCGCGCGTGAGGCGGGAGTTCCGTCCATCTGGAGCATTCACGAGAGCGAGCCCTGGCAGACGTATTTCGACCAGTTCCCGACCGAGATCGCGCGGATCGCCCTGGACTGCATGCCGTCCCCCTATCGCGTGGTGTTCACCGCGCGAAGCTCGGCCGAGGTCTGGAAAGACATGGACACCCGCCGCAACTTCGGGCTCGTCCGCTACGCGCTGAACGTGGAGCGCTTCCAGGCCGAGTTGGCGGGCTGGCCGCGCGAGCAGGCCCGCGCCGCGCTCGGCCTCGCGGCCGACGAGGTCTGCGTGCTCCTCCTGGGGACGGTCTGCGACCGCAAGGGGCAGCACGATCTGCTTCACGCCTTCCGAACGATGGCGGCCGACGACGCCTCGCGGGTCCGCTGCGTCGTCGTCGGGGCGCGCGACTCGCTCGATTACAGTCGGGAATTGCGGAGGCTCGCGGACGGCCTCGACGCCGATCGTCGCGGGCGGTTCCACATCGTCGACGAGACCGGGGCCACCGCGCCGTACTGGCAGGCGGCCGACGTCTTCTGCTGCACTTCGCGGGTGGAGAGTTATCCGCACGTCGTCCTGGAGGCGTTGGGGCGCGGCCTGCCGATCGTCACGACGTCCGTTTATGGGATTCCCGAGCAGGTCCGACGCGGCGTCAACGCGCTGTTCTACGAGCCGGGCGACGCGCGGAGCCTGGCCAGGCATCTGGAGACGTTGGCCCGCGACGAACCGAAGCGCCGGGCGATGGCCGAGGCTTCCTCGTGGATCCTCCGCGCGCTGCCGAGCCACACGGACATGATCGTCCAGTACGCCCGGCTCTTCCGCGCCGCGGCCGAGAGCGCCGCGGGAGACGGAACGCACGCCCGCAGGATCGACGCGGCGTCGCGATCCGTCGACTTGCATCTGGTCCACGGCGTTCACGCGAACGTCTTCCGGTCGCGCACCCCGGTCTCGACGAGCGTGGCGGAATAG
- a CDS encoding glycosyltransferase has translation MAQVRFADVIVPVTLGGPAILARLRTILECSGPALRRLMVVEDGCADRVLAQGLAELAAADPRLQTVRCPRGLAWVDYANRGLAERDGDAILLAPDALPTPGWIEPLAAAAHSEERVALATPISHGDGFDANAGLDEEGVRRAIANLPETLFAARAGRLCNYLRGDVLDAVGLLDDSLGSPRAAVDDWLMRAGSLGFFAKRAGGSLVLADPPETVESGDGSEPAGPETLEDRHIYMKGQVDRHAGTLDGSIAAHAVDYQFSKRIKVALDLRHLPLEMNGTKMYAVNLGKALAARPEVELTLLAAHPLQADGVEGRLVSPEDWADDAAILHKPAQIFDRSHARLLFESRAHVVLTYQDLIAYRMAHVFPNEAEYNAYQQTSRLTLPAAQAVLTYSENTAREVEAEFGLDPSVIHPVFLGVDLDAFASPVDEDETATILENFDLPPRYLLSLASDYPHKNLPGLLEAYAMFREWWTDGEPPALALAGRAPRSESDYPSRAGVRFLGAVSHQELRALYQNTQALVFPSLYEGFGLPPLEAMAAGVPVVAMPFSSVPEVCGDCVLYAEGLSPVHLARAMQRMAADPDLGRELREKGLKRARFLSWEKTASETLEVYRKVLLDPSAKTLQARRALSEAIGHWSRPLATAAVPIEPTVEVEVEDHVEILEAAEVTDGAVESPAPIAEIQPAPEPPATPVAIEPPAPAPPPPPRPSLRSRSPQSRLTL, from the coding sequence ATGGCCCAGGTTCGATTCGCCGATGTCATCGTGCCCGTCACGCTCGGCGGCCCCGCGATCCTGGCCCGGCTGCGAACGATCCTGGAGTGCAGCGGGCCCGCGCTCCGCCGCCTGATGGTCGTCGAGGACGGTTGCGCCGACCGCGTCCTCGCTCAGGGGTTGGCCGAGCTGGCGGCGGCCGACCCGAGGCTCCAGACCGTGCGGTGCCCGCGCGGCCTGGCCTGGGTGGACTACGCCAATCGCGGCCTGGCCGAGCGCGACGGCGACGCCATCCTTCTCGCCCCCGACGCGCTGCCGACTCCCGGATGGATCGAGCCCCTCGCCGCGGCGGCCCACTCCGAGGAACGTGTCGCCCTGGCGACCCCGATCAGCCACGGCGACGGCTTCGACGCGAATGCGGGGCTTGACGAAGAAGGCGTGAGACGGGCGATCGCAAACCTGCCGGAGACCCTCTTCGCGGCGCGTGCGGGCCGGCTCTGCAACTACCTTCGAGGGGACGTCCTCGACGCCGTGGGGCTCCTCGACGACTCGCTCGGCTCCCCTCGCGCGGCGGTGGACGACTGGCTGATGCGGGCGGGATCTCTGGGCTTCTTCGCCAAACGCGCGGGAGGCTCCCTGGTCCTCGCCGATCCTCCCGAGACGGTCGAGTCGGGAGATGGCTCGGAGCCCGCCGGCCCGGAGACGCTGGAAGACCGCCATATCTACATGAAGGGGCAGGTGGATCGCCACGCCGGGACGCTCGACGGCTCGATCGCGGCCCACGCGGTCGACTACCAGTTTTCGAAGCGGATCAAGGTCGCGCTCGACCTCCGTCATCTCCCCCTGGAGATGAACGGCACGAAGATGTACGCGGTGAACCTGGGCAAGGCGCTCGCGGCGAGGCCCGAGGTCGAGCTGACCCTCCTCGCCGCGCACCCCCTCCAGGCCGACGGCGTCGAGGGAAGGCTGGTCTCGCCCGAGGATTGGGCCGACGACGCGGCGATCCTCCACAAGCCCGCGCAGATCTTCGATCGGTCCCACGCCCGGCTGCTCTTCGAATCCCGGGCCCACGTCGTCCTCACGTATCAAGATCTGATCGCCTATCGCATGGCCCACGTCTTCCCGAACGAGGCCGAGTACAATGCCTATCAGCAGACGAGCCGGCTGACGCTGCCGGCCGCGCAGGCGGTCCTGACCTACTCGGAGAACACCGCTCGCGAGGTCGAGGCGGAGTTCGGGCTGGACCCGAGCGTCATCCATCCCGTCTTCCTCGGCGTGGACCTGGACGCCTTCGCCTCCCCGGTCGACGAGGACGAGACCGCGACGATCCTCGAGAACTTCGACCTTCCTCCCCGTTACCTGTTGAGCCTCGCGTCGGATTACCCACACAAGAACCTGCCGGGCCTGCTGGAGGCCTACGCCATGTTCCGGGAGTGGTGGACCGACGGCGAACCCCCCGCGCTCGCGCTCGCCGGACGAGCCCCGCGATCCGAGTCGGATTACCCGAGCCGTGCGGGCGTCCGGTTCCTGGGTGCGGTGAGCCACCAGGAATTGCGGGCGCTCTACCAGAACACGCAAGCGCTCGTCTTCCCGTCGTTGTATGAGGGCTTCGGCCTCCCCCCCCTGGAAGCGATGGCGGCCGGGGTGCCGGTCGTCGCGATGCCGTTCTCGTCCGTCCCCGAGGTCTGCGGCGACTGCGTCCTCTACGCCGAGGGGCTCTCTCCGGTCCACCTGGCGCGGGCGATGCAGCGAATGGCGGCCGACCCGGATCTCGGGCGTGAACTCCGCGAGAAGGGGCTGAAACGGGCGCGATTCCTCTCCTGGGAGAAGACCGCGAGCGAGACGCTGGAGGTCTACCGAAAGGTCCTCCTGGACCCCTCCGCGAAAACACTCCAGGCCCGCCGCGCGCTCAGCGAGGCGATCGGGCATTGGTCCCGACCGCTCGCAACGGCGGCGGTCCCCATCGAGCCCACCGTGGAGGTCGAGGTCGAGGATCACGTCGAGATCCTCGAAGCGGCCGAGGTCACGGATGGTGCGGTCGAATCGCCGGCGCCGATCGCCGAGATCCAGCCCGCTCCCGAGCCGCCCGCGACGCCCGTCGCGATCGAGCCTCCCGCCCCCGCCCCGCCCCCGCCCCCGCGCCCGAGCCTCCGATCGCGATCCCCGCAATCGCGGCTCACCCTGTGA